A stretch of DNA from Oreochromis aureus strain Israel breed Guangdong linkage group 10, ZZ_aureus, whole genome shotgun sequence:
AGTCTGCCAAGGTCATTGGTCAGTCAGGGATTTCCTGTGCTCCCATTGGTTGTCATTTCTACTTCAAAGTTGCTGTCACTGCAACACAAACTCTTTGACTCTTCCTGATTGGCTTAAGCTCCACATGTCAAGTATTAGTAAGCTCAAGAGGTTTTTCATCGATTGATATTTCTCATGTTCCAGATAAATGATCGACAGGTATCAAATCGGTCCCTACGGACCAATCAGATCTCTGGAAAATGACTTCACTCAATCTGGAAGATCCATGAGACATCTCGGATCGTGTACTCTGTGTTGAAAGTTCCCACTTAAAATGTAATACAATAACCCTCATACCGCCTTAAAATCTGTACTCTGAGTGATTCCAGCAATGGTGAAGCTATTGTTCAGAGATTTAATTGGTCAGGTGGTCGTGAGTTCCTACCTGCTGATCTAAAATCTTGAACATCACATGCTCTGGAGCAGGTTAGCTGTGCATCATAAGCATAAGTTACTAAGGTAGTAATACATGAACCACTGTTGTAACACCAAAGTGAAGCTAGTTTAAAAACCACAAATCCTGTTTCATAGTACACACAGAGTGTACAGGGTTTGATGAACTTCTACCCAAAAATAGGATAGAGATTTGGCTTTTTGGAAATATTCATTTTACATCAAATAACGTGAATCATTACATTACCTTTACTTCAGCTttaataaagacatttttactGGAAATAGCAGTGTTGTTGTGTGCATCTACTGGAtgcacacaacaacacaaaactaaatgttttgtgttgttgcaGTGTTAATGTTACTGACATTAGTGATGAAGTAATGAAGGGTTTTTGGAGAATAAATAAACAGCGTtttggatgttttgtttcctgcaggAGGGTTTCCATACGAGCTGACTGAAGGAGACCTGATCTGTGTCTTCTCTCAGTATGTACCTCATCATTTCTTAACTACACTACTCACAGAGTAGAGGGAGCACTGTGATTCACTTTGCTTTTCTCCTTGAACCTGTCAGGTATGGAGAAATCGTCAACATCAACCTGGTGCGTGACAAGAAAACTGGAAAGTCCAaaggtttctgttttatctgctaTGAGGACCAGAGGAGCACCATCTTGGCTGTGGACAACTTCAATGGCATTAAGGTGACACGACAGACTCTGCTGTCTGCTGCACTGATCTAAATCTCGTCTGTCTCATAGATTACAGTTTGTTGATGTTAACACAAACATCAGTCATGGATGTCCACAGGGTCCTGTGCTTCAAATAATACTGTTTGTGTTATATGGGAAAACACTACATCTGTTTTCATTgatatgcagatgatacccagcaATATTTATCCAGCCACCAGATGACACAAATAAAGTTAAACTACAGTGTAATTATTTAAGAAATCTTGGAGTGATtattgaccaggacatgtccttcaacgcacatattaaacaaatatgtaagactgctttcttccatttgcgcaacatctctaaaattagaaatatcctgtctcagagtgatgctgaaaaactagttcatgcatttattacttccaggctggactactgtaattcattattatcaggatgtcctaaaaactccctgaaaagccttcagctaatccaaaatgctgcagcaagagtcctgacagggactagaaagagagagcatatttctcctgttttggcttcccttcattggcttcctgttaaatccagaattgaattcaaaaccctgctcctcacatacaaggtcttaaataatcaggccccatcttatcttaatgaccttgtagtaccatatcaccctattagagcacttcgctctcacactgacTGAACAAATAGGTCCTGAAGAAGGTTTTTATAGGGTATCGGGCACGTGGGGCCTTGTTCTGCTTGTGATAAGATGCTTCATCCCTTTTAGTCactttactaaagttttacaggGAACATCGCTGCAGAGACTCTCGTGATCCAGGTTTGTTAAGAAATTGGAAAATGTAGGATATAAAGTTGTTTGATCACTGTGGTGTGTCCAAACTGTGATGAGGAACATGTGAACACGAATGTTGTTTcgatgcaaaaaaaataaaatgacaacattagAAAATGATTTTGAGGCCGAAGGAGTCATGGCTCGAAGATGAGCCACGTGACTCGTGTAGATTAAAAGGTGACCTTTCATGTCCTCGAGCTTGTGAGCAGACATCTATCCCACATGGTCACATGACCCAGAATgcactttttttcagttttttccagAAAATTGTCAGAAAACTAAAACATCCAGAGGGTTCGATGTCCTGTGTTGACAGAAAACCTTTTTTCTGGGAGTGTTTCTACTTTAAATATGATTTTATATTAAAAGAAGCCAAATCATTACAGTTAATAACGTCAGACTAGAGAAACAACATTGAACCTGATTTTCCTTCATGGATGTGAGGCAGATGATGGATTTATTTAAATACTTAAACAAAGGCATATTCTATAAGACCAGTGGATGTGTTAGTAAAGGCTAATCTCAACTCTGGCTCAGAGACTGAAAGATGAATTTTAATCCCTGtttgttaatgttgttgtcaagTGTAAGTCTGAAAATATTCAACATGTGACGGTAAAGTTAATGTATGTAAACTATCAGCTGACTGTGACGCGGCCACTGCTTCTGGGATTAAGAGCTCGCTGGTAGTTTgattgtaaatggtaaatggtctgattcttatatagcgcttttctactctcccagactACTCAAAGCGCTGCATATAACATTCCTCAaccacccattcatacaagcacttctaaagtCAAGTGCAAACtaaaacacattcacactccgaggAACGGAAGGCAActcggggttagtatcttgctcaaggatatttggcatgcagactggggaagccaaggatcgaaccaccaaccttccaatcagtagctgatctgctctaccacctgagccacagccccCCAAACTCCTGATTGACTTCAGGAGTTTCAAGATTCCAGTGAGAGTATTGATCTCTGACTGTTGGTTTGTGCTGTCAGATCAAAGGTCGGACGATTCGCGTTGACCACGTCAAAGACTACCGACCCCCCAAAGATGGCGAGGACATCGACGACGTGACCAAGCATCTGAGGGAGGAGGGCTGTGCTCCCAAAGTCGCCGAGTCCTCCCCCTCCTCTGAGGATGACGAGCAGTACGCCGTACCTGTGAAGAAGCCCAAGAAAGGTGAGGTCACATCCTGTCATCTGAAACCCACCTGACACAAGATGAGGtggatttttatttatcttcatTCTGCGCTCTCTGTTTCAgacaagaaagagaagaagaaaaagaagaaagagaagaaaaaggagaGGAAGAGCAAGGCATCTTCTTCATCACCACCTCCTGTTTCAATTAGAGTcaaagaggagaaagaggacgCCGGCTATGACAAATACAACCAGAGAGGGCCGCCACCAAAGCCGGGAGGACAGCCCAATGGACAGGCAACGAGACACAACGAGAGACTGagaggggaggaagaggaggagaggaggaggagagacgcAGACcggcagagagaggaagaaaggaggTGGAGTCACGAGAGGGAGAATGACAGAAGCAGAGATAATGATAGAAGAAGAGAGACggaaagagacagaagaagagCCGATGATAGAAGAAGAGAGACAGATCGGGACAGAGATGACAGGCgaagggagagagacagagaccaCGACAGGAGGAGATAGACAGGACGGACAGAGTGCAGCAGCAGAAGGACAGACACACTGGACAGAGTAAAAACATGGCTAAATACTGGAAGAAAATCACAGCTGAAATCAGCacaaattaatatattttagtcCAGCTCCATTCTTAGATATTAATTTggtatttcttttcatttcagcttttatttttatgcattaTTCCAGCATTATTTATGAATAAAAATCCTTCTGTATCCTGTGTAAGCTGTGGAAACATTCAGACCAGCACTGGTGTCACTGGTGTCCCCCTGTCACTGCTGGGCTCATTGCACCACACTGAGTCCTCCTTAAGTTCAGGTTTTGTTTAAACTTTAAGTGAAAAAATTGAAGTGCACACGTCTGTCTGACAAAACGTCGATGTTTGTTTTACTGGAATGAGTTTTataatgaataaatatttcTAGTTTTTGTCAGGAACTCATTTTAAGCCCATCCTGGTGACATAagtttgtttacatttggaAGAAGAGtcacataaatgaaaatgactTTATCTGATTTCGTCCTCCGCTcagaaaaaataattataatggGAGATTTAAACATTCATGTAAATGCAGAAAACAACATCAACAGTACATTTAATCTGTTTGTAGGTCAGTTAGCTTATTGATATAGCACCAAAGCACCAACTGTCACCTCaagacacattttattttaatgtacaGACACTACAGTAATGAGGTCTAGTCTCACTCTGGATCTTGTTCTGGCATTTATgccatagaaactgaacatttaataaTAATCCCTGAGAGCCCTCTTTTATTTCTTAATAACATTTAAGTTGGATtccacagcagtggggagtatACATCATCACAGTAGACgactttctgaaagtgctgtcaCCAAGTTTAAGGATTTAATTCCTTGTTGTCGTGTACCACCACAGtccagagcagctacctgaactcACAGAGGTTGATAATCTCAATAATTTTACATCTTTACTGCAAAGACTCTGGATACTGGATCCTCTGAAAACAAATGCTTCAAATCACAAGTACTTGAGTCCCTGGTATAAAGCTTGCTCTTTAAAAAAAGGCCTCTGTAAAGTTAAAatatcttactattcatcagtGATTGATGCAAAGAAGAACGACATTAGGTTTGTTTCCAGCCTAACAAAAAGTTGGAGTGCTGTTGAGCCAAGCATTCCTTTAACATTAACCAGTAATGACTTCATTTACTTCTTCACAgataaaattttaaccattagagaaaatAGGAAATCCAGTACCACTGATATTACACTACTTTCATAACAATccatctttctgagttaacttcaataattacttcctccaaaccatcaacgtgtcttttagaccccattcctacaaaactgctcaaagaagtcctgccattaattaatgcttcaatcttaaatatgatcaacctatctctaataatcggctatgtaccacaggccttcaagctggctgtagttaaacctttacttaaaaaccatctctagacccagcagtcttagctaattataggccaatctccaaccttcctttcatatcaaacatccttgaaagagtagttgtcaaacagctaactgatcatctgcagaggaatggcttatttgaagcgtttcagtcaggtttcagagctcagcacagcacagaaacagctttagtgaaggttacaaatgatcttcttatggcctctgacagtggactcatctctgtgcttgtcctgctagacctcagtgctgcgttcgatactgttgaccataatatcctattagagcgattagaacatgctgtaggtattacaggtactgcactgcagtggtttgtatcatatctatctaatagactccaatttgtacatgtaaatggagagtcctcttcgcacactaaggttaattatggtgttccacagggttcagtgctaggaccaattctatttacattgtacatgcttcccttaggcagcatcattagaagacatagcataaattttcactgctatgcagatgacacgcagctctatctgtccatgaagccaggtaacacacaccaattagttaaactgcaggaatgtcttaaagacataaagacctggatggccgctaactttctgcttcttaattcagataaaactgaggttattgtactcggccctgaaaatcttagaaatatggtatctaagcagattcttactctggatggcattaccttggcctccagtaatgctgtgaggaaccttggagtcatttttgaccaggacatgtccttcaacgcacatattaaacaaatatgtaagactgctttcttccatttgcgcaatatATTGATTTGTAAGTAATGAAATTTGAAATAAGGGGGTAGGAACAGGAAAAGTGTAAACTTCATCCTACTCCATTTCAAGCACACACATTGTGTAGACCaggggttaactgatggcacgcacgaccatagctggactggccatcgggcataagtgcatttgctcggtggcccgattattattattttttggggtggtggattggccagacgctggtcggtgtgtaaaaataactcagttgtttggtggtggctatggcggagcttccacagattcagtaaaattaacaaatggtggaggccagcaggtggatgagggaaggggaggcaggaggaggagagacccgaggcggctgctggtccgagtgtcaggtgaactgaacttcaggtaagaagttatgactgcattctatctgggtcagatataaaccaagtttaggtggagtttattttcgttgtgctgactttttacagtcagttacaataactcatactgcgtgctagctagcatgacggagtttatgctgggcgggtgctatgattttattgatagtgaactttattttattcataaggttagttagtagagttgccaaccgtcctgtacaaacggaatcgtcccgcattcagagaaaatattacccgtttcgtgttgagctgagaaggaacacagtttgtcccggacttcagctagaatggaaaaaagactcaaagctggagttattgtgtctttgctgcacaactgcatcttcttcttctctcattctctctcctgttgctacttcaatcatgaaactgatcaatgatcagctgatcggcttttctctcttgtttgtttatcgcccactttgcgccagaaagaggaaaccagcggatgtcgcactaaacaacagcagcacgttta
This window harbors:
- the rbmx2 gene encoding RNA-binding motif protein, X-linked 2 translates to MNPLTKVKLINELNEREASLGVNESVSWHSEYKDSAWIFVGGFPYELTEGDLICVFSQYGEIVNINLVRDKKTGKSKGFCFICYEDQRSTILAVDNFNGIKIKGRTIRVDHVKDYRPPKDGEDIDDVTKHLREEGCAPKVAESSPSSEDDEQYAVPVKKPKKDKKEKKKKKKEKKKERKSKASSSSPPPVSIRVKEEKEDAGYDKYNQRGPPPKPGGQPNGQATRHNERLRGEEEEERRRRDADRQREEERRWSHERENDRSRDNDRRRETERDRRRADDRRRETDRDRDDRRRERDRDHDRRR